A single region of the Phycisphaerae bacterium RAS1 genome encodes:
- a CDS encoding Outer membrane lipoprotein Omp16 precursor, which produces MSLLGARRDFRQLRAAPAGRRTPPPPPPQPDLPPPARELAWIKIKVVDDATSRPLSGVVLKVTQPNGRQFDFTTRPDGAVEVHEIDQGTCDVTCDLSEATLADTFDFETTGPAATDADDSDSTAEPGANAAGAAADTPDAEPDVTVPIIPGTHVAEIEAHRVASGETLESLAQGAGTTWQRLAIFNFNTAVPDAINRHLREDVGCTRRTADGANYQFDDSDDPGIVFVPTAWRQAGLATEQEHVIRVRSVGYRGPRLHECICIPGICFDFDRSFVGPDAAPVFDDLGAALQRFPGGKLSVYGHTDRCGSEEYNKALSDRRAESAYAVATHKPDVWERLYTDEDWGLRPIQSMLTALGHDPQGVDGEMGPNSQAAMRSFTGQSGNARVENDAAFRARLFAAYMVHLCPEPVAEERFARTKFMGCGEYNPMVEANANELAGNGRGRRPGNAPNRRVSFLLFDRPPQSSPCQLGVIQPCQEQTSRPPAAGGANPHLRCPFYSRFASSCRCGQGGQTLEEVGIRLLDEKRDATPHAPYELVAGSVRRSGLSDGEGWVFESGLPSGGTCTLRWSRAAADAEAGAAEAGFQYEQQVFLDLGDNEEEANRRRLANLGFKMFDDETMNVRLLQSAYSLDKSGSLADVGALLAQWHDQDKPPTLSDGVDTFARDDTALA; this is translated from the coding sequence ATGTCGTTGTTGGGTGCCCGCCGCGATTTTAGACAGCTCCGTGCAGCGCCCGCCGGCCGGCGGACGCCGCCGCCGCCCCCGCCGCAGCCCGATCTCCCGCCGCCGGCGCGGGAACTCGCTTGGATCAAAATCAAGGTGGTGGACGACGCCACCAGCCGGCCGCTGTCCGGCGTCGTCCTCAAGGTGACGCAGCCCAATGGGCGGCAGTTCGACTTCACCACGCGCCCGGACGGCGCCGTCGAAGTGCACGAGATCGACCAGGGAACGTGCGACGTCACGTGCGACCTGTCCGAGGCCACGCTCGCCGATACGTTCGATTTCGAAACGACGGGGCCCGCCGCAACAGACGCCGACGACTCCGACAGCACGGCGGAACCCGGTGCAAACGCGGCGGGCGCCGCCGCAGACACGCCCGACGCCGAGCCGGATGTCACCGTCCCGATCATCCCGGGAACGCACGTCGCCGAGATCGAAGCCCACCGCGTCGCAAGCGGCGAGACCCTGGAGAGCTTGGCGCAAGGCGCCGGCACGACCTGGCAGCGGCTGGCGATCTTCAATTTCAACACCGCCGTCCCGGACGCGATCAATCGACACCTGCGCGAGGACGTCGGCTGCACGCGGCGAACCGCCGACGGCGCCAATTACCAATTCGACGACTCCGACGACCCGGGGATCGTCTTTGTTCCGACGGCATGGCGGCAGGCGGGGCTGGCGACCGAGCAGGAGCACGTGATCCGCGTCCGCTCGGTCGGTTATCGAGGGCCTCGCCTGCACGAGTGCATTTGCATTCCGGGCATCTGCTTCGATTTCGATCGATCATTCGTCGGTCCCGACGCGGCTCCAGTCTTCGACGACCTGGGCGCGGCGCTGCAACGATTCCCCGGCGGCAAACTGTCCGTTTATGGACACACGGACCGCTGCGGCAGCGAGGAGTACAACAAGGCGCTCAGCGACCGCCGGGCGGAGAGCGCCTACGCCGTCGCGACGCACAAGCCGGATGTCTGGGAGCGTCTTTACACCGATGAAGACTGGGGTCTGCGCCCGATTCAATCGATGCTGACGGCCCTGGGGCATGACCCGCAAGGGGTTGATGGCGAGATGGGGCCCAACTCGCAAGCCGCCATGCGATCGTTCACGGGTCAAAGCGGCAATGCCCGTGTCGAAAATGACGCGGCGTTTCGAGCGCGGCTGTTCGCGGCGTACATGGTTCATCTGTGTCCCGAGCCGGTCGCCGAGGAGCGCTTCGCCCGCACAAAGTTCATGGGCTGCGGCGAGTACAACCCGATGGTGGAAGCCAACGCGAACGAGCTGGCCGGAAACGGCCGCGGACGCCGGCCGGGAAACGCGCCCAATCGCCGCGTCAGCTTTCTACTCTTCGATCGTCCGCCGCAGTCTTCGCCCTGCCAGCTCGGCGTGATTCAGCCCTGCCAGGAGCAGACGAGCCGGCCGCCGGCCGCCGGCGGCGCGAACCCTCACCTTCGCTGCCCGTTCTACAGCCGCTTCGCGTCGTCGTGTCGCTGCGGACAAGGCGGCCAGACGCTCGAAGAGGTGGGCATCCGGCTGCTCGACGAAAAGCGGGACGCGACGCCCCATGCGCCGTATGAGCTGGTCGCCGGCTCGGTTCGCCGGTCGGGCTTGAGCGACGGCGAGGGTTGGGTATTCGAAAGCGGGCTGCCGAGCGGCGGGACATGCACGCTGCGATGGAGCCGGGCAGCAGCCGACGCCGAAGCCGGCGCTGCGGAGGCCGGATTTCAATACGAACAGCAGGTCTTTCTCGACCTGGGCGACAACGAAGAAGAGGCGAATCGTCGACGCCTCGCGAACCTGGGGTTCAAGATGTTCGACGACGAGACGATGAACGTCCGGCTGCTCCAGTCCGCGTATTCGCTGGACAAGTCGGGCAGTCTCGCGGACGTCGGCGCGCTGCTCGCGCAGTGGCACGATCAGGACAAGCCGCCCACGCTCTCGGACGGCGTCGACACGTTTGCGCGCGACGACACCGCGCTGGCCTGA
- a CDS encoding Glycerate dehydrogenase — translation MRVLLTRRMPPDAAELLSGAGFAVELIDAHESPPADELRRRAAGVDAILCTLSERIDAPLLDAAGSRLRIVANLAVGYENIDVDACRARRVWATNTPGVLTDATADLTWALILATARRVVEGDALVRRGAWPGWAPLQLLGRELRGATLGVVGAGRIGAAVGTRAAPFGMNVIYAHPRVSPELEAAGARRVTLSELLAASDFVSLHVPMREENRRLIGRPQLAAMKPGAILINTARGAVIDEAALVEGLRAGRPAAAGLDVYEREPRLSPGLAELPNVVLLPHLGSATTQARSRMAEMAARNIIAALSGRQPPNPIGGASDPPPRA, via the coding sequence ATGCGCGTGCTTCTCACCCGTCGAATGCCGCCCGATGCCGCCGAGTTGCTGTCCGGCGCCGGCTTCGCCGTTGAGCTGATCGACGCTCATGAATCTCCGCCGGCCGATGAGTTGCGGCGCCGCGCGGCGGGCGTCGACGCGATTCTCTGCACACTCTCGGAGCGGATCGACGCGCCGCTGCTCGACGCCGCCGGGTCGCGGCTGCGCATCGTCGCCAATCTCGCCGTGGGGTATGAGAACATCGATGTGGATGCCTGCCGCGCGCGACGCGTGTGGGCGACGAACACGCCGGGCGTGCTGACCGATGCGACCGCCGATCTGACCTGGGCACTGATCCTGGCGACGGCGCGGCGGGTCGTGGAGGGCGATGCGCTGGTGCGTCGCGGGGCCTGGCCGGGCTGGGCGCCGCTGCAACTGCTGGGACGCGAGCTGCGCGGCGCGACGCTGGGAGTCGTCGGCGCCGGGCGAATCGGGGCGGCGGTCGGAACGCGGGCGGCGCCCTTCGGGATGAACGTGATCTACGCGCATCCGCGCGTCAGCCCTGAACTCGAAGCGGCCGGGGCGCGCCGCGTCACGCTGAGCGAACTGCTCGCCGCGTCAGATTTCGTTTCGCTGCACGTGCCGATGCGCGAAGAGAATCGGCGGCTGATCGGAAGGCCGCAACTGGCGGCGATGAAGCCCGGCGCGATCCTGATCAACACCGCCCGCGGCGCCGTCATCGATGAGGCCGCCCTGGTCGAAGGGCTGCGGGCCGGGCGGCCGGCGGCGGCCGGTCTCGACGTCTACGAGCGTGAGCCGCGTCTTTCGCCGGGGCTGGCGGAGCTGCCGAACGTCGTTCTCTTGCCGCACCTGGGAAGCGCCACCACGCAGGCGCGCTCGCGCATGGCGGAGATGGCCGCCCGGAACATCATCGCCGCCCTGAGCGGTCGGCAGCCGCCGAACCCGATCGGCGGCGCATCCGACCCGCCCCCACGAGCGTGA
- the rpsL gene encoding 30S ribosomal protein S12: MPTINQLIRRSRRPIAAKSKVRDLALAPQRRGVCLLVKTQTPKKPNSALRKVARVRLTNGREVSAYIMGIDHNLQEHSIVLVRGGRVRDLPGVRYHIVRGKLDCSGCGNDKEGKGRNRSRSKYGVKRKKK; the protein is encoded by the coding sequence ATGCCGACGATCAATCAACTGATCCGCCGCTCGCGTCGCCCGATTGCGGCCAAGAGCAAAGTGCGCGACCTCGCGCTGGCCCCGCAGCGCCGCGGCGTGTGCCTGCTGGTCAAGACGCAGACGCCCAAAAAGCCCAACTCGGCCCTGCGAAAGGTGGCGCGCGTACGGCTGACCAACGGCCGTGAGGTCAGCGCCTACATCATGGGCATCGATCACAACCTGCAGGAACACTCGATCGTGCTCGTCCGCGGCGGTCGCGTGCGCGACCTGCCCGGCGTGCGCTATCACATCGTCCGCGGCAAGCTCGACTGCTCCGGCTGCGGCAACGACAAGGAAGGCAAAGGCCGCAACCGCAGCCGCAGCAAGTACGGCGTAAAGCGGAAGAAGAAGTAG
- the rpsG gene encoding 30S ribosomal protein S7 — MAYKKFTASDRQLRGDPRFNSKLASKFINCMMWDGKKAVSQRVFYDAIDKIAEKIKDAQPIEVFEKALENIKPNIEVRSKRVGGANYQVPMQVGPKRRQSLAIRWLLEACRGKGGRPMSDRLADELMAAFRGEGEAMQTRENVHRMADANKAFAHFAW; from the coding sequence ATGGCATACAAGAAATTCACGGCGTCTGATCGGCAGCTCCGCGGCGACCCGCGCTTCAACAGCAAGCTCGCCAGCAAGTTCATCAACTGCATGATGTGGGACGGCAAGAAAGCGGTCTCGCAGCGCGTCTTCTACGATGCGATCGACAAGATCGCCGAGAAGATCAAGGACGCGCAGCCGATCGAGGTCTTCGAAAAGGCGCTCGAGAACATCAAGCCCAACATTGAAGTCCGCTCGAAACGCGTCGGCGGCGCCAACTACCAGGTTCCGATGCAGGTCGGCCCCAAGCGGCGGCAGTCGCTGGCCATCCGCTGGCTGCTCGAAGCCTGCCGCGGCAAGGGCGGCCGCCCGATGTCTGATCGCCTGGCGGACGAACTGATGGCGGCCTTCCGCGGCGAAGGCGAAGCCATGCAGACGCGCGAAAACGTGCACCGCATGGCGGACGCGAACAAGGCCTTCGCGCACTTCGCGTGGTAA